A window of Desulfobulbus oralis genomic DNA:
AGCGCCTGCTGGCCCTGTCCACCGTGGGCGAAAACATTCTGGCCCTGCTTCGGAAGAGCGAGGAGTGCACCAAGGCCTTTTTCACGCCGGGCATGCTCTTCGAAGCCCTGAAATTCAAGTACGTGGGGCCTATTTCCGGCCACCAGCTGGAAGATCTGATCCCCACGCTCACGAACGTGCGCGACCACAACCACGGGCCGGTGCTGGTGCACGTGATCACCACCAAGGGCAAGGGCTATGTGCATGCGGAGCGCCAGCCCGGCAGCTACCACGGCGTCGGCAGCTTCGACATCGCCAGCGGCAAACCCAGGGCACAGCCGGAGGCCGCGCCTTCCTACACCAAAATCTTTGGCCAGACCCTCTGCCGCATCGCCGAAACGAACCCATGCATCGTGGGCATCACCGCCGCCATGCCGGACGGCACCGGGCTCGCGCCCTTTGCTGCGGCCTTTCCCGAGCGGTTCTTCGATGTGGGCATTGCCGAGCAGCATGCCACCACCTTTGCCGCCGGGCTCGCACTGGCCGGCATGCGGCCCTGTCTGGCCGTGTATTCCTCCTTCATGCAACGGGCCATGGATCAGCTCATCCACGACGTCTGTCTGCCCAATCTGCCGGTGACCATTGCCCTGGACAGGAGCGGCGTGGTCGGCGAGGACGGTCCCACCCACCACGGCGTCTTTGATCTGGCCTGCCTGCGCCCCGTTCCGAATCTGACCCTGATGATGCCTGCGGACGAAAACGAGCTGCAGCACATGCTCTACACCGCGCTCAATCTGGGCAGCCCGGCGGTATTGCGCTATCCGCGCGGTGCAGGCTGCGGGGTGGCGCTGGATGCCGAACTGAAGGCCCTGCCCGTGGGCAGGGGCGAACTGCTCAGGGCAGGAAGCGATCTGCTGCTGCTGCCGGCCGGCAACCGGGTGCATCCGGCACTGGCGGCGGCGGACAGACTGGCCAGGGCGGGCATCCAGGCAGCGGTCATCAATCCCCGTTTTCTGAAGCCTTTGGATGAGGGGCTGATCTGCGCCTGGGCCCGGAAAACCGGCAGAGTGCTGACCGTTGAAGACGGCTGCATCGCCGGCGGCTTCGGCAGCGCCGTCATGCAGTGCCTGCAGCGGCATGGCCTGTATGTGCCGGTCAGAACCCTCGGCTATCAGGACGCCTTTATCGAGCAGGGGCCGCAGGCCACTCTCTGGCGCGAGGCCGGCATCGACAGCGGAGGAATAGAGCAGAGCGCCCTGGCCTTCTTGAAGCGTTGAAAGGACCAAAGCCCCTGAAAAAGGGGGCAGGGGCCAACAAAAAAAAGCGCTGCAAGAAAAACCGCATTTTTTGCTGGACAGACCTGTCCCGGGCGGCGCATATATAGGGTAGCTTTCGAGGATTACTGATTTTCTTTCGCAAACCAGCACCCAGGCCCCCATGTTGCCCGCATCCCTGTTCCGCTTCTCTCGTCCTGACGGCCGGCGTCGCAGCGGCCTTTGGCTTTTGACCCTGTTGCTGCTGGCCCTGGCCTTCACCGGCTGCGCCCGGCAGGAGCGGCCCCAGACCCGCAACAACGGCAGCGCAGGCTCGCTGTCCCCGCTCTATTCCCGCCTGCCCGAACGCAGTGAAGAACAGCGGCCGCTCCTTGCCCACTCCAGCACGCCGCAGAGCGAGCTGTCGATCGCGGTCGGTCAGAGCCAGTCCCTGCGCCTTCAGGGCGAATTCCAGAAATCGGGCCTGGCGCTGGGAGCGCCGATCTTCATCCGCATCTTCAAGGAAAGCCACGAGCTGGAACTCTGGGTCCAGCGTGGCGAACGCTACTATCTCTTCAGAAAGTACCCCATCGCCTATTTCTCGGGCGGACTGGGCCCCAAATTGGAAGAAGGCGACCAGCAGGCGCCCGAAGGCTTCTATGCGGTCAGCCCGCAGCACATGAATCCGTGGAGCAATTTTCACCTGGCCTTCAACGTGGGCTATCCCAATCAGTACGACCTGGAGCACAATGCCTCCGGCGGCCTGATCATGATTCACGGCAAGCGGGAATCCATCGGCTGCTTCGCCATGACCGACCGGATTATCGAAGAGATCTACACCATTGCCGACCGGGCGCTCAATGCCGGCCAGCCCGCCTTCCACCTGCATATCTTCCCTTTCCGCATGACGCCCGCCAACCTGCAGCGCCACGCCCATTCGCCCCACTTTGCCTTCTGGCGCAACATCCTGCACGGCTACACGCTCTTTGAACTGACCCACGTGCCGCCGCTGGTCACCGTGCAGAACCGGCATTATGCCTTTTCTCCGGGTCGTGC
This region includes:
- the dxs gene encoding 1-deoxy-D-xylulose-5-phosphate synthase, with the protein product MLLVDKEPLVRKKLLAGIGSPQDLRELALADLEDLAEELRESIIETVAETGGHLAPSLGVVELTLALHYVFDTPKDKLIWDVGHQAYAHKLLTGRLARFHTLRQYGGISGFPKRVESEYDTIETGHSSTSISFGAGLAAADRIRKNRRKVVAVIGDGAMTAGMAFEALNHAGGMDEDLIVVLNDNEMSISENVGALSSFMSRRMTGKTVRRLRDHVEERLLALSTVGENILALLRKSEECTKAFFTPGMLFEALKFKYVGPISGHQLEDLIPTLTNVRDHNHGPVLVHVITTKGKGYVHAERQPGSYHGVGSFDIASGKPRAQPEAAPSYTKIFGQTLCRIAETNPCIVGITAAMPDGTGLAPFAAAFPERFFDVGIAEQHATTFAAGLALAGMRPCLAVYSSFMQRAMDQLIHDVCLPNLPVTIALDRSGVVGEDGPTHHGVFDLACLRPVPNLTLMMPADENELQHMLYTALNLGSPAVLRYPRGAGCGVALDAELKALPVGRGELLRAGSDLLLLPAGNRVHPALAAADRLARAGIQAAVINPRFLKPLDEGLICAWARKTGRVLTVEDGCIAGGFGSAVMQCLQRHGLYVPVRTLGYQDAFIEQGPQATLWREAGIDSGGIEQSALAFLKR
- a CDS encoding L,D-transpeptidase family protein, which translates into the protein MLPASLFRFSRPDGRRRSGLWLLTLLLLALAFTGCARQERPQTRNNGSAGSLSPLYSRLPERSEEQRPLLAHSSTPQSELSIAVGQSQSLRLQGEFQKSGLALGAPIFIRIFKESHELELWVQRGERYYLFRKYPIAYFSGGLGPKLEEGDQQAPEGFYAVSPQHMNPWSNFHLAFNVGYPNQYDLEHNASGGLIMIHGKRESIGCFAMTDRIIEEIYTIADRALNAGQPAFHLHIFPFRMTPANLQRHAHSPHFAFWRNILHGYTLFELTHVPPLVTVQNRHYAFSPGRAGRNALAPPANMVSIGHDLQVLP